Genomic DNA from Haloarcula rubripromontorii:
AAAACAGGCACTAACGATCCGCTATACGGAGAGCTGATCTAACACACTTGAGTCCTGCGATTCTTGCTTCTTTGATCAAAGATTGGATGTAGAACTAGAATACTATTTTATATCTTATGATATATGAAACAATTTCTGGTTCATGGTGACTAGCGTATTCTATAGAATATACCGCCAGTAAGTCTTCTACCATACCTAAATCACCGCAGTGAGCTACTGATCTAATCACATAATCTTAACAGAGCAGAGCAATATCGGCCCCATTTAAATAAAATAAAGGGGGCACCACCCCTCCCCACCCCACCCCCGCAAACGCCAAGAACACTTGCACGGTGGTGTGTGTGGGTCCCCCTCTGTGAGCGAGATTTTGTATAAAAATACCCCAGACATCTATCTGACGTGCAGTCTCACAACACAACGACCCGCAGAATGCACCCACCCACTACACACGGCATCGTCTTTACTTTGTGACAGCCCGTAGACACCGTATGGACGATCTCACAGTAACGTTCGTCGACCGGGGCCGCATACAGGCTGACCGAAACTTCGTCGTCGACGGGCACAGCGTTGCGACGGCCTCGGACCGCGACCCCGAACACGAGTACGAAACGTACGTCGTGTGGAATCTCGTCATCGAAACGCCCGAGCTGACCGTCCTCTGGGACACCGGCTCGCACCCGGAGGCTGGCGCGGGGTACTGGCCGACACCGCTGTACGAAGCGTTCGCACACGCCGATGCCGCCGAGCACACCCTATCAGCAGACCTTGAAGGTGCAGGCTACAGCCTCGACGAGATCGACGCTGTCGTGATGAGCCACCTGCATCTGGACCACGCCGGTGGCCTGCACAACTTCGCGGGAACAGACGTGCCGATCTACGTCCACCGTGACGAACTCCCGTTCGCGTACTACAGCGCCAACACGGACGATGGCTCTATCGCCTATCTCGCCAGCGACTTCGACCGCGACTTGAACTGGGAGATCGTCCACGGTGAGAGCTATCATCTCACCGATGGTGTCGAACTGCTGCACCTCCCCGGACACACACCGGGACTCATGGGCGCGTTCATCGACCGGCCGGAACAGCCGCTGCTGGTCGTTGGCGACGAAGCGTACGTCGAGGCCAACTACGCGGGCCAGCCCATGGCGACGAGCCTCCTGTGGAACAACGGCGCGTGGAAGGAAAGCCTTGAGCGGTGCCGCGACCGCCAGCGGGCCACAGGGGCCGAAGTGTTGCTCGGCCACGACCTCGCGGTGTTTGAGGACGTATCCGAGACGATGGGCTGAGACACAGTCAGCCTCAAGTCAGTCCGAGACAGCGACAAGGGTTCGGCGTTCGCCGTCTTCAGTCGCTACGACCCACCGGTCATCGTGGCGCTCGACGACTGCCCACACGCCGAAAAACAGGTGTAACTCCAGTTCGAGACCGCTGACGCGTTCGCCGGTCTCCTCGTTCCAGAACTCTCGGGACTCATCGACGTTCGTCATGTCACAGACGAGATGGCAGCCAGCGGCGGGCCATGGCAATGGCCGCGTTGGCCAGTTCGAGTGCGGCTGTCACTGTTCGAGGTAGCCGTAGGTCTCTTCCAGATAGTCGATGATCCAGTCGACCGTCGACTCGTCGTACGTCCAGAAGCCGTAGAACTCGCGTGGTTCGCGCTCCTCAGCCAGCAGGGCGCACTTCTGGGTTGGGTCACCGCCGCCGTCGAACACGACGAACCACGAGTCGGCGATCTCGTCCGAGCGTTCCAGATGGAGCGTGAACGTGCTGTACTCGGGTGGGTCGACGTCAGGGACGGCATAAGCGTGAACGTCCACGTCGGTCTCGCCCAGCCGCTCGTAGAGGTCGAGTTCGCCCTGCAGGGTCGAGAGCGTCTGGAAGCCGGCGTGTAGGGTCCCCTGGCCCACCCGCCACGCGCGGTCCTCGATTTCGCGGGACGCGGCAGTCATCCGCTGGATAGACCACGAGGTGAACATCGTCTCGTCGAGATGGTCGAGAATCGACGCGTACGGGCTGTTATCCCGCGTGATGTACTGGCGGCCTTGTTCGAGCGAGTCGGTGAACGAAGTGAGACTCGCGGCTGCGATGACCTCTTCGTCCTCGCTGAGGGTGATAAACTCGCCCGGTCGCCCGCTCTCAGTCTGCTCGGTCTGAACCTGAACGTTACGGTCCGCGAAGCGCTCGCGCAGGTCTTCGGCGGCTGTCGGCCCGGCGTTGAAGATAGTCAGCGTCTTCTGGTGGTCTTCGACGCCAGCGATGAGTTCCGTTAACGACATCCTCGACTGTACAACGGTACTCACTGTGTTAGTCGTTGCGGGAAGGAGTTCCGTGACGTACTGCTAGTGGGTACTAACTGTGTCTCGAACGGATGTGTTGCCCCTGTGACCCTCCCCACCAGTGACGAACCCTCATTTCGAAAACAGCAATCTGAGGTCCTGAGCCGAAAGATAACGATTAATGAGTGGTGATGTAGTGGAAAATCTTTAGTCATGGCCCCCCAACGGACTGATACGGCACCAGAGCTGGGGCCGAGGATTTCACCATGACAGACAACGAACTAATCTGGCGAATCGCCGGTGGTTCCGGTGACGGAATCGACTCGACAAGCCAGAACTTCGCGAAGGCCTTGATGTGGTCGGGGCTGAACGTGTTCACACATCGTCATTACCCGTCGCGTATCCGCGGCGGCCACACGTACGTGGAAGTACGTGCGAAGGACGAACCGGTACAGTCCCGCGGGGACGGCTACAACTTCCTGCTGGCCCTGGGTGACTCCTTCGCCCGGAACCCACAGGAAGAGGCCTACTACGGCAAAGAAGAGCTCAAACCGCTGTACGAGAACTTCGACGACCTCCGAGAAGGTGGCGTGCTCTTGTACGACGAGGGACTACTCGACGACGAGGACGTCGACGAGATCGGTCTCGAAGAGGCCGCCGAGGAGAACAACTGGCACGTCGTCCCGATGGACCTGCGTGGCATCGCCAAGGAACACGGCCGCGAGATCATGCGGAACACGGCCGGCATCGGCGCGACCGCGGCCATCCTCGACATCAGCACCGACGAGTTCGAGAAGCTCATCACGCAGAACATGAGCGGCGACATGCAGGAGGCGAACCTCAACGTCCTGCACGACGCCTACGAAGCCGCCAGCGAACTCGACATCGACCACGACATCGAGGTCCCCGAAGGCTCCCACGACGAGGAGCAGGTCATCCTCTCAGGTTCGAACGCCATCTCCTACGGCGCAATCGACGAGGGCTGTCGCTTCATCTCGGGCTACCCGATGACCCCGTGGACCGACGTGTTCACCATCATGTCCCAACACCTGCCCGAGTTCGGCGGCATCTCCGAGCAGGTCGAGGACGAAATCGCGGCCGCGGCGCTGGCGCTCGGTGCGTCCCACGCCGGCGTGAAAGCCATGTCCGGGTCCTCCGGCGGTGGCTTCGCGCTGATGTCCGAGCCGCTCGGACTCGCAGAGATGACCGAGACGCCGATCGTGCTGGTCGAAGCGATGCGAGCCGGCCCCTCGACAGGGATGCCGACCAAGCCCGAGCAGGCGGACCTCGAACACGTCCTGTACACCTCACAGGGCGACTCCGCCCGCGTCGTGTTCGCGCCGGCGAACATCCGCGAGTGTTACACGCAGACCCGCTCTGCGTTCCGCATCGCCTACGAGTACCAGATCCCGGCTATCGTCATCTACGACCAGAAGATACAGGGCGAACTCAGGAATCTCCCTGCCAGTCACTTCGACGAGGAACCGAACGCCGACCCCGGCTCGGTCCTCACCGAAGAGGAGATTCAGGACGCGGCACACCACTCCTCCGGGAAGTTCCAGCGGTTCCTCCACGAACCCGAGGACGGCTCGAACGTCAGCCCGCGCTCCGTGCCGGGCCAGAAGGACGGCCGCTTCCTCGCGACAGGGAACGAGCACAACCCATCGGGCCACATCAGCGAGGACCCAGAGAACCGCGTCGCCCAGATGAACCGTCGGCTCAACAAGCTCGACGACATCCGTGCTGATCTGGACGAAAACACGTCCCATCAGACCTACCATGGACCCGACGAGGCCGACTACGGCATCCTCGTGTGGGGCAGTCAGCAGGGGACCGTCTTCGAGGCCGTCGACCGGCTCAACGAGAACGGTCACTCCGTGAAGGCGCTTGGCGTCTCCGACATGGCCCCGTACCCGAAAGAGGAAGTCTCCGAGTGGCTCAAATCAGTCGACGAGGCGCTCGTCGTCGAGATGAACGCTACGGCCCAGTTCCGCGGTCTGACCCAGAAGGAACTCGGCAAGTACGGCGACAAGATGTCGAGCCTCCTGAAGTACAACGGCAACCCCTTCGAGCCCGCCGAGATCGTCGACGGGTTCGAGTCCAGCATCGACGGCGAGGAACTCGCCGCGAGCAACATGAAGTACCTACCCGCGGCAGGTGACTAACCTATGAGTGCATTCTCAGCAATCAACGAAGAACGCGAAATCGAGCGCGACGAGTTTACACCCGGCATCGAACCCCAGGCGACCTGGTGTCCGGGCTGTGGCGACTTCGGCGTCCTCAAGGCGCTCAAGCAGGCCATGCCGGAAGTCGGCAAGAACCCCGACGAGGTCGCGCTGTTTACCGGTATCGGCTGTTCGGGTAAGCTCAACAGCTACTTCAACAGCTACGGCTTCCACACCATCCACGGCCGCTCGCTGCCCGTCGCCCGGGCCGCGAAGCTCGCCAACCCCAACCTCGAAGTCATCGCGGCTGGTGGGGACGGCGACGGCTACGGTATCGGTGGGAACCACACCATCCACACGGCTCGTGAGAACCACGATATGACGTATATCGTGTTCAACAACGAGATCTTCGGGCTGACAAAGGGCCAGACATCGCCGACATCGCCCAAGGGCCACAAGTCCAAGACACAGCCCCACGGGTCGGCGAAGTCGCCGATCCGGCCGCTGTCCCAGCAGCTCAACGCCGGCGCGACCTACATCGCCCGGACCGCGGCTGTCAACCCGAACCAGGCCAAGGAGATCATCGCCGAGGCCATCGAGCACGACGGCTTCGCGCACATCGACTTCCTGACCCAGTGCCCGACCTGGAACAAGGACGCGAAACACTACGTCCCGTACACGGACGTCCAGCAGTCCGACGAGTTCGACTTCGACGTCTCGGACCGCGCGGAAGCCGCCGAGATGATGCGAAAGACCGAGGAGCGCCTCTACGAGGGCGAAGTGCTGACCGGTCGGATGTACATCGAAGACGAGCGCCCCTCCTACGGCGAGGAGAAGCGCCAGATCGGCGAGATGCCCGAAGAGCCGCTCGCGGAGCGGTACTTCGACGAGGACGCGGAGTGGGAGCGGACCTACGACAACCTCCTCGAACACCACAAATAAGACTCGCTGCCGGACTGCAAATACCACCTCGAACGACGGTTTCCGGTTCGGAAGATATTTTTTCATGCACCGAAAAGATTAGTCCATGAGTGCCGAGTCTACGGAGCGTCGAATCCTGTCGGTCCTTGAGGAGGACGCACAGGCCTCGTACGCAGAAATCGCGGAGCGAGCCGACGTATCGAAACCGACAGTCCGAAAATACATCCAGAAGCTCGAAGAGGAGGGTGTCATCGTCGGGTACTCCGCCGATGTTGACCCGAAGAAGCTAGCAGGCCAGTCAATTGCCCTGGTCGGCATCGATATCGCGAGCGATTGCTACGTTGAGGCGACGCGGAACCTCAAAGAGATTCCGGAGATGGAAGAACTGTACACGTCAAGCGGTGACCACATGCTGATGGCGGAGGTCCGAGCGATGGACGGCGATTCGCTGGCGGATGTCATCGAAGACAAGATTCTCGCTCTCGACGGCGTTACCGCCGCACATCCGTCGTTTCTCCAGGAACGGCTGAAGTAACGGGTTTTTAGACGCTCCAGCGCTGACTGCACGGTATGCCTTCTCGGCTGGTGCTCGGCCTCGGGCCAACGGCCGCGGACATTCTCGACGCGATTAGCGGCGACCGCGGCGATCTGGCAGTCGTGACGCAGGACGAGCACCGTGCTGAAACGCTTCGAGCGGACGGAATCGATGTCCACGAAGCCGACCAGGCCGATCCGTCCGTTCTCGGCGGTCTTGACATCCAGCCCGAAAGCGTCATCGTCGCCAGCGAAGACCCAGCACAGAACGTCAACGCGGCGATGACCGCGCGTGACCGCTTTCCCGACGCGTTCCTCCTCGCCTACGCCGGGCACGGCGCGACGGTCGACCAGCGCGACCGACTCGACAGCGTGGCGGATCGGCTGGTCACGCCGGAGACAGTCATCACCGACTACGTCACCCAATCGGCCGGCGACGAAGGAACGCGAGCCAGACAGCTCCATCAGGTACTCCGGGACATCGACGACCATCTCGCCGTCGTCACGCACGATAATCCCGACCCTGACGCGATTGCTAGCGCTGTCGCCCTCGGCGCGCTTGCTGAACGGGCCGATTGCGAGGTGACGATCTGCTATTACGGGGAGATCTCCCATCAGGAGAATCGGGCGTTCGTCAACCTCCTCGAATTCGACCTCCGGAACCTCGATGCTGAGTCGCCGGACGAGCTGGAAGCGTTCGACGGGTTCGCGCTCGTCGATCACTCCAGAGCCGGTGTCAACGACCAGCTCCCGCCGGAGACACCTATCGACATCGTCATCGATCACCACCCGCCGCGTGTCCCAATCGAAGCCCGCTTCGTCGATCTCCGCAGCGGCGTCGGGGCGACGAGCACGCTGCTGGTCGACTATCTCCGGCGGTTCAACGTCGACATTCCGACGCCTATCGCAACGGGCCTGCTCTTTGGCATTCAGGTCGACACCAAGGACTTCCGGCGTGAGGTCTCCGCCGCAGACTTCGAGGCCGCCGCACACCTCGTCACCGACGCCGACATGGCGACGCTCCAGCGTATCGAAGACCCGAGTGTGAGCCCGGAGACGCTGTCAGTCATCGGCCGCGCGATTTCGAACCGCGAACAGGAGGGGTCAGTGCTCTTGACCGGCGTCGGCGAGATCAGTGACCGCGACGCGCTCGCACAGGCGGCCGACAGGCTACTTGATCTGGAAGGCGTCCATGCGACGATGGTGTACGGCGTCGTCGACGAGACAATATACGCCTCCGCTCGGGCGCGTGGGGCGGACATCGACCTCGGCGAGGCGCTCCGGGACGCCTTCGGGCAGATCGGGTCCGCAGGCGGTCACGCCGATATGGCGGGCGCACAGATCGACCTTGGGATGATTACCGTCGACGACCGCGAGGAGTCGCTGGCGGAAATCGTCCGTTCGATCGTCTCGGACCGGTTCCTCGACGCTATCCAGTCACGGTCCCACCGGCTGCTCGGGCACGTCTACGCCCGCGCCGACTACGACGTGGCCGCGTTCACGGAGTCGACGGCGCTCAAACAGGACAGCGAAGATACCCCCGCGACGGCTGAAGACGCATCTGGGGAAGTCGATGACGAGAGTACAACGGACTGGAACACCGATGTGATGTTTCTGGAAAACGGCGACGAAGGCGGCGGTGACGAGTCAGCGCAGGCAGCCGACGCGGCTGAACCGACAGACGACGAGTCAGAGCAGGGGGCGGACGGCCCGGAAACACTCATCGAACCAGACGACAGCGACCGGTCGTAGGCGAGCCTTTTTTATTGCCGGTCGAGAACTCTGTCCCGATGGAGGACTCGAATCGGCCGACGGTCGGAGACTACATGACACGGGAGGTTGCCACCGTCGAACTCGACGATACCGTTGGCGAGGTCGCCCGACGGATCGCCGATAACGACCACTTCAGCGGGTTTCCGGTGACTGACGGCCGCCGCGTCGAGGGGTTTGTCAGCGCACGTGACCTGCTGCTCGCGGAGGACCACGAGCCGATGTTCCGCGTGATGACCGACGATATCCTCGTGGCGCACCCGGACATGGCCGTCCAGGACGCCGCGCGCGTCATCCTGCGGTCGGGGATCCAGAAACTCCCGGTTGTCGACGACGCCGGCCACCTCGTCGGCATCATCTCAAACGCCGACGTGATTCGCTCACAGATCGAGCGGGCGACACCGGGCAAGGTGGACAAGCTTGGCCGGACGCTCGAGAACATCCACGGCATCACGACACACGAAGGCCGCCGCGAGGTAGAGCTTGACGACCTGACGCCGACACAGACGACGGTGTACGCCGACGAACTCGAAGGACGGGTGTACGAACTGGAACGAGGACTGGCGGAACCGCTCGTCGTCATCGACAACGGCGGCGACCTCCTGCTGGCGGACGGCCACCACCGCGTGAAAGCCGCCGCACGGCTCGACATCGAGGAGATGGACGCCTACGTCATTGTCCTCGATGAGACGGTCGAACTGGGGATGGCCGAGACGGCTGCGGACTCCGATCTGGAGTCAATCGACGATATCGAAGTCGTCGACTACGCTCACCACCCGCTCGTGCAGACGACGGAGCGACTCCAGGACTAGTCCGTAGCGATGTGATTGACGCTAGCACCCCGCTTTCCCCGAACCTTCTTACTAAATCATGACATACACCGGAGTATGTTCGACGAGTCGGACCTCCAGCGCATCCGCGAGCGGAAAGACGAGTGGGAAGCCGAGACACTGGACCCCGTACTGGACGCTTATGGCGAACGCAAAGAGCAGTTCGCAACGGTCTCAAACCTCGATGTAGACCGGCTGTACACGCCACTCGACGTGGACGACATCGATTACGAGGCGGACATCGGCTTCCCCGGTGAGGAGCCGTTCACACGCGGCGTCTATCCGACGATGTACCGCGGTCGGCAGTGGACCATGCGGCAGTTCGCGGGCTTCGGGACCGCTGACGAGACCAACGAGCGCTTTCACTACCTCATCGACGAGGGCCAGACCGGACTGTCGACGGCCTTCGACATGCCGACGCTGATGGGGATCGACTCAGACGACGTGATGGCTGACGGCGAGGTGGGCAAGGAGGGCGTCGCCGTCGACACGCTGGCGGATATGGAGCGGCTGTTCGACGGCATCGACCTCGGTGAGGTGTCGACCTCGTTCACGATCAACCCTAGCGCTCCCGTTATCTACGCGATGTACATCGCGCTGGCCGACCAGCAGGGCGTCCCGCGGGAGGAGATCCGTGGGACGCTCCAGAACGATATGTTCAAAGAGTTCATCGCCCAGAAAGAGTGGGTTATCCCACCGGAGCCGTCGCTGAAACTCGTCACCGACACCATCGAGTTCGCCAGTCAGGAGACCCCGAAGTTCAAGCCCATCTCGGTGTCGGGGTATCACATCCGTGAGGCCGGTTCGACGGCGGTACAGGAACTCGCGTTTACGCTCGCGGACGGCTTCGCCTACGTCGAGGACTGTCTGAACCGGGGTATGGACGTCGACGAGTTCGCCCCACAGCTCTCCTTTTTCTTCAATTCGCACAACTCTATCTTCGAGGAAATCGCGAAGTTTCGCGCGGCCCGGCGCATCTACGCCCGTGTGATGGACGACTGGTACGACGCGGAAGCCGACGCCAGCAAGCAACTGAAGTTCCACACCCAGACCGCCGGTCAGTCACTGACCGCTCAGCAACCGCTGAACAACATCGTCCGCGTGACGATTCAGGCCCTCGCGGGTGTGCTGGGCGGGACTCAGAGCCTCCACACCAACAGCTTCGACGAGGCCCTGGCACTCCCGTCCGAGCAGGCCGTTCGCGTCGCCCTCCGGACGCAGCAGATCATC
This window encodes:
- a CDS encoding N-acyl homoserine lactonase family protein — encoded protein: MDDLTVTFVDRGRIQADRNFVVDGHSVATASDRDPEHEYETYVVWNLVIETPELTVLWDTGSHPEAGAGYWPTPLYEAFAHADAAEHTLSADLEGAGYSLDEIDAVVMSHLHLDHAGGLHNFAGTDVPIYVHRDELPFAYYSANTDDGSIAYLASDFDRDLNWEIVHGESYHLTDGVELLHLPGHTPGLMGAFIDRPEQPLLVVGDEAYVEANYAGQPMATSLLWNNGAWKESLERCRDRQRATGAEVLLGHDLAVFEDVSETMG
- a CDS encoding DICT sensory domain-containing protein, with amino-acid sequence MSLTELIAGVEDHQKTLTIFNAGPTAAEDLRERFADRNVQVQTEQTESGRPGEFITLSEDEEVIAAASLTSFTDSLEQGRQYITRDNSPYASILDHLDETMFTSWSIQRMTAASREIEDRAWRVGQGTLHAGFQTLSTLQGELDLYERLGETDVDVHAYAVPDVDPPEYSTFTLHLERSDEIADSWFVVFDGGGDPTQKCALLAEEREPREFYGFWTYDESTVDWIIDYLEETYGYLEQ
- a CDS encoding 2-oxoacid:acceptor oxidoreductase subunit alpha is translated as MTDNELIWRIAGGSGDGIDSTSQNFAKALMWSGLNVFTHRHYPSRIRGGHTYVEVRAKDEPVQSRGDGYNFLLALGDSFARNPQEEAYYGKEELKPLYENFDDLREGGVLLYDEGLLDDEDVDEIGLEEAAEENNWHVVPMDLRGIAKEHGREIMRNTAGIGATAAILDISTDEFEKLITQNMSGDMQEANLNVLHDAYEAASELDIDHDIEVPEGSHDEEQVILSGSNAISYGAIDEGCRFISGYPMTPWTDVFTIMSQHLPEFGGISEQVEDEIAAAALALGASHAGVKAMSGSSGGGFALMSEPLGLAEMTETPIVLVEAMRAGPSTGMPTKPEQADLEHVLYTSQGDSARVVFAPANIRECYTQTRSAFRIAYEYQIPAIVIYDQKIQGELRNLPASHFDEEPNADPGSVLTEEEIQDAAHHSSGKFQRFLHEPEDGSNVSPRSVPGQKDGRFLATGNEHNPSGHISEDPENRVAQMNRRLNKLDDIRADLDENTSHQTYHGPDEADYGILVWGSQQGTVFEAVDRLNENGHSVKALGVSDMAPYPKEEVSEWLKSVDEALVVEMNATAQFRGLTQKELGKYGDKMSSLLKYNGNPFEPAEIVDGFESSIDGEELAASNMKYLPAAGD
- a CDS encoding thiamine pyrophosphate-dependent enzyme, with the protein product MSAFSAINEEREIERDEFTPGIEPQATWCPGCGDFGVLKALKQAMPEVGKNPDEVALFTGIGCSGKLNSYFNSYGFHTIHGRSLPVARAAKLANPNLEVIAAGGDGDGYGIGGNHTIHTARENHDMTYIVFNNEIFGLTKGQTSPTSPKGHKSKTQPHGSAKSPIRPLSQQLNAGATYIARTAAVNPNQAKEIIAEAIEHDGFAHIDFLTQCPTWNKDAKHYVPYTDVQQSDEFDFDVSDRAEAAEMMRKTEERLYEGEVLTGRMYIEDERPSYGEEKRQIGEMPEEPLAERYFDEDAEWERTYDNLLEHHK
- the lrpA1 gene encoding HTH-type transcriptional regulator LrpA1, whose amino-acid sequence is MSAESTERRILSVLEEDAQASYAEIAERADVSKPTVRKYIQKLEEEGVIVGYSADVDPKKLAGQSIALVGIDIASDCYVEATRNLKEIPEMEELYTSSGDHMLMAEVRAMDGDSLADVIEDKILALDGVTAAHPSFLQERLK
- a CDS encoding DHH family phosphoesterase codes for the protein MPSRLVLGLGPTAADILDAISGDRGDLAVVTQDEHRAETLRADGIDVHEADQADPSVLGGLDIQPESVIVASEDPAQNVNAAMTARDRFPDAFLLAYAGHGATVDQRDRLDSVADRLVTPETVITDYVTQSAGDEGTRARQLHQVLRDIDDHLAVVTHDNPDPDAIASAVALGALAERADCEVTICYYGEISHQENRAFVNLLEFDLRNLDAESPDELEAFDGFALVDHSRAGVNDQLPPETPIDIVIDHHPPRVPIEARFVDLRSGVGATSTLLVDYLRRFNVDIPTPIATGLLFGIQVDTKDFRREVSAADFEAAAHLVTDADMATLQRIEDPSVSPETLSVIGRAISNREQEGSVLLTGVGEISDRDALAQAADRLLDLEGVHATMVYGVVDETIYASARARGADIDLGEALRDAFGQIGSAGGHADMAGAQIDLGMITVDDREESLAEIVRSIVSDRFLDAIQSRSHRLLGHVYARADYDVAAFTESTALKQDSEDTPATAEDASGEVDDESTTDWNTDVMFLENGDEGGGDESAQAADAAEPTDDESEQGADGPETLIEPDDSDRS
- a CDS encoding CBS pair associated ParBc domain-containing protein; translated protein: MEDSNRPTVGDYMTREVATVELDDTVGEVARRIADNDHFSGFPVTDGRRVEGFVSARDLLLAEDHEPMFRVMTDDILVAHPDMAVQDAARVILRSGIQKLPVVDDAGHLVGIISNADVIRSQIERATPGKVDKLGRTLENIHGITTHEGRREVELDDLTPTQTTVYADELEGRVYELERGLAEPLVVIDNGGDLLLADGHHRVKAAARLDIEEMDAYVIVLDETVELGMAETAADSDLESIDDIEVVDYAHHPLVQTTERLQD
- a CDS encoding methylmalonyl-CoA mutase family protein, with product MFDESDLQRIRERKDEWEAETLDPVLDAYGERKEQFATVSNLDVDRLYTPLDVDDIDYEADIGFPGEEPFTRGVYPTMYRGRQWTMRQFAGFGTADETNERFHYLIDEGQTGLSTAFDMPTLMGIDSDDVMADGEVGKEGVAVDTLADMERLFDGIDLGEVSTSFTINPSAPVIYAMYIALADQQGVPREEIRGTLQNDMFKEFIAQKEWVIPPEPSLKLVTDTIEFASQETPKFKPISVSGYHIREAGSTAVQELAFTLADGFAYVEDCLNRGMDVDEFAPQLSFFFNSHNSIFEEIAKFRAARRIYARVMDDWYDAEADASKQLKFHTQTAGQSLTAQQPLNNIVRVTIQALAGVLGGTQSLHTNSFDEALALPSEQAVRVALRTQQIIAEESGAADIVDPMGGSFAIESLTDEVEEKAMAYINHIRDELGDGSVRDGVIQGIQDGYFQREIQDAAYEYQQRVENEDEVMVGVNKYTVEEDTEPEILTVDEDVQERQRDKLATVKADRDDAAVEAALDELQHVITDGGNVMPVIIDAVKAYATMGEIMAVFEAEYGSYQETASIA